The Methylocella silvestris BL2 DNA segment TCCTGTCCGGGCCCGCTCGGGGCAGTTCAATAGTCTATAAATCTAGTAGTTTGATGGTCAAGCTATTTTTGAGCCGCAGGCTGAATCGGGGCCTTGGCCGGCGCGGCGGGAGCCGCGGCGACAGGGCTGAATTTGCAGGAATTTCCAATATCTCTTAAGGGTTATCGCGCGCCGCCGAGGCGTGGCGGCAGGGGCCGGCGTCCCGCTGCGCCAGCGGCGCACTAACCCCTTCCAGGGCGCCATATGCTGTCGAATAAAGGAAAATATGGCCTGAAGGCGTTGATACATTTGGCGGTCTTTGAGGGGCCATGCCTTGCCGCCGATATCGCCGCCCACAATCAAATTCCACGCAAATTTCTCGACGCCATTTTGCTTGAGCTGCGAAAAGCCGGCATCCTTAACAGCAAGAAGGGCAAGGGCGGCGGCTATCATCTCGCGCGCCCGGCAGACAAGATCACCGCTGGCCAGATCATCCGTATCCTCGACGGGCCGCTGGCGCCGATCGCCTGCGCCAGCCGCACGGCCTATCGGAAATGTCTGGATTGCCCGGACGAAGAGGCCTGCGCCGTGCGCGATCTGATGCTGGACGTGCGCGACTCGATGGCGCTCATTCTTGACCGCACGAGCATCGCCGCCCTGAGCAAGCGGGGA contains these protein-coding regions:
- a CDS encoding RrF2 family transcriptional regulator, which encodes MLSNKGKYGLKALIHLAVFEGPCLAADIAAHNQIPRKFLDAILLELRKAGILNSKKGKGGGYHLARPADKITAGQIIRILDGPLAPIACASRTAYRKCLDCPDEEACAVRDLMLDVRDSMALILDRTSIAALSKRGNRDNLPLR